From a single Paraburkholderia edwinii genomic region:
- a CDS encoding efflux RND transporter periplasmic adaptor subunit — MPRKYRTSAMISAFILIAIVVTVILRMREPARAAVQPDKVARTTDAAMGSNGDTLLKSGALAIEVSMSEKDSAARLVVSPFVDGKPATKDISVTASVKRYDGVRQALRFTADASSRFTSTEAIAKPHVFDAAIAVRAGNRSESFTFSHTDGAIALNAEQINTNRIEISRAGPVQVINRIRLPGEIRLDEDHTAHVVPRVAGIVERVDVSIGQTVTQGQRLAVISSPDLADRRSELLAAQRRLSAARTTYERERSLWQERISAEQDYLQAQTQLREAEIAAQNARQKLAALDATPGASAGALNRYELRAPFAGTVVEKHVVAGEAVAADANVFVLSDLSSVWAEMAVPAQRLNDVRVGREVTVSASAFDSRANGRIAFVGALLGEATRTAPARVVLPNPGGAWRPGMFVDVDVDAGAQDIPVGVRADAVLDIDGTPSVFVLSPKGFVAQPVQTGRRDAQTVEIVSGLQPGQQYAAANAFVLKAELGKGNAEEH, encoded by the coding sequence TTGCCGCGCAAATACAGGACCAGTGCCATGATTAGCGCATTTATTCTGATCGCAATTGTCGTCACCGTGATCCTGCGCATGCGCGAACCGGCACGTGCTGCGGTGCAGCCCGATAAAGTTGCGCGAACAACCGATGCCGCGATGGGGAGCAACGGCGACACGCTATTAAAAAGCGGTGCGCTTGCGATCGAAGTATCGATGTCCGAAAAGGACAGTGCAGCACGGCTGGTCGTTTCGCCTTTCGTCGACGGCAAACCCGCCACAAAAGACATCAGCGTGACGGCCTCCGTCAAACGCTACGACGGCGTGCGACAAGCATTGCGCTTCACCGCCGATGCCTCATCGCGCTTTACAAGCACCGAGGCGATTGCCAAACCACATGTATTCGACGCAGCTATCGCTGTCAGAGCAGGCAACCGCTCCGAGTCGTTTACCTTCTCGCACACCGACGGCGCGATCGCGCTCAACGCGGAGCAGATCAACACCAACCGCATTGAAATCTCGCGTGCCGGGCCCGTGCAGGTTATCAACCGCATTCGCCTGCCCGGCGAAATCAGGCTCGACGAAGACCACACCGCGCATGTCGTGCCGCGCGTCGCGGGCATCGTCGAACGCGTGGACGTATCGATCGGACAGACGGTCACGCAAGGACAACGGCTTGCGGTCATCTCGAGCCCCGATCTCGCGGACCGCCGCAGCGAGCTGCTTGCCGCGCAGCGCCGCCTGAGCGCGGCGCGCACGACGTACGAACGCGAACGGTCGCTGTGGCAGGAGCGCATCTCCGCCGAACAGGACTACCTGCAGGCTCAGACGCAACTGCGCGAAGCTGAAATCGCTGCGCAGAACGCGCGCCAGAAGCTCGCCGCACTCGACGCAACCCCTGGCGCAAGCGCAGGCGCATTGAACCGCTATGAACTGCGCGCGCCGTTTGCGGGAACCGTCGTCGAAAAGCACGTCGTGGCGGGCGAAGCGGTCGCCGCCGACGCCAATGTCTTCGTGCTATCGGATCTTTCATCCGTGTGGGCCGAGATGGCCGTGCCCGCGCAACGCCTGAACGACGTGCGCGTCGGCCGCGAGGTGACCGTCAGCGCGAGCGCATTCGACTCGCGCGCGAACGGCCGCATCGCTTTCGTCGGCGCCTTGCTCGGCGAAGCGACGCGCACCGCGCCCGCACGCGTCGTACTGCCGAATCCAGGCGGTGCGTGGCGGCCCGGCATGTTCGTCGATGTCGACGTCGATGCCGGTGCGCAGGATATCCCCGTCGGCGTACGCGCCGATGCCGTGCTCGACATCGACGGTACGCCGTCCGTGTTCGTGTTGTCGCCGAAGGGCTTCGTCGCGCAACCGGTGCAAACGGGACGGCGCGATGCGCAAACCGTCGAAATCGTCAGCGGCCTGCAACCGGGCCAGCAGTATGCGGCGGCCAACGCGTTCGTGCTGAAGGCCGAACTCGGTAAAGGCAACGCAGAGGAGCACTGA
- a CDS encoding heavy metal sensor histidine kinase yields the protein MSADILPRTLRARLTVLIVASSTAVLALSGFTLYEALRSRIEASAAAEMDATMSALKVHLPQIRAIDEIPYLTETWIDMLHGHANLSLAIFDNADRRLLSTPGYRHNEHVAATLERVRLVPAPIVVQAPHVALRYLATAIPVAANASAVRVVVQYDAKGDLALLRTYAYTIVLIQVCGVFIAAGLAYGIALYGLSPLRRLVAQAEDMSTSRLAQPLPELQAAGELQDLGRAFNGMLARLDESFTRLGQFSSNLAHDLRTPLTNLLAHAQVALSRKRSVDEYREVIETSVDEYQRLSRMIDDMLFLARSDSAHSAVQMRTFDAFAEAARVAGFYEPMAECASVTFDVRGAGIVYGNPLLFQRALSNLLSNALTHAPQGSTVEVQCLAASDGGTTITVSDAGPGIDTAHRSRIFDRFYRTDPARQNLASGTGGAGLGLAIVRSIMQLHGGECGVESEPHVRTTFWLKFPARVERASA from the coding sequence ATGAGTGCCGACATTTTGCCGCGCACGCTGCGGGCACGGCTCACCGTGTTGATTGTCGCGTCGAGCACCGCGGTGCTGGCGTTGAGCGGCTTCACGCTGTATGAGGCGCTGCGCAGCCGCATCGAGGCATCGGCAGCCGCCGAAATGGATGCGACGATGTCCGCGCTCAAAGTGCATTTGCCGCAGATCCGGGCAATCGACGAAATTCCGTATCTGACCGAAACGTGGATCGACATGCTGCACGGACATGCGAACCTGAGCCTCGCGATTTTCGATAACGCTGATCGCCGGTTGCTCAGCACGCCCGGCTATCGACACAACGAGCACGTCGCCGCGACGCTCGAGCGCGTGCGCCTCGTGCCGGCGCCGATCGTCGTTCAGGCGCCTCACGTTGCGCTTCGCTATCTTGCGACAGCGATTCCTGTCGCCGCAAACGCAAGCGCGGTGCGTGTGGTCGTGCAGTACGACGCGAAGGGAGACCTTGCGCTGCTGCGCACCTATGCGTACACAATCGTGCTGATCCAGGTGTGCGGCGTGTTTATCGCGGCAGGGCTCGCATATGGCATCGCCTTGTATGGACTGAGCCCTTTGCGGCGGCTGGTCGCGCAGGCGGAAGACATGTCGACGAGCCGACTTGCGCAGCCGCTGCCCGAACTGCAGGCCGCCGGCGAACTGCAGGATCTGGGGCGTGCATTTAACGGCATGCTCGCCCGCCTCGACGAATCGTTCACGCGCCTTGGCCAGTTTTCATCGAACCTCGCGCACGACCTGCGCACGCCATTGACGAACCTGCTGGCGCACGCGCAGGTCGCGTTGTCGCGCAAGCGCTCGGTAGATGAGTATCGCGAAGTGATCGAGACCAGTGTCGACGAATATCAGCGCCTGTCGAGAATGATCGACGACATGCTGTTTCTCGCGCGTTCCGATAGCGCGCACAGCGCGGTGCAGATGCGAACGTTCGATGCGTTCGCGGAAGCCGCGCGCGTCGCGGGCTTTTACGAACCGATGGCCGAATGCGCTTCGGTCACATTCGACGTGCGTGGCGCGGGCATCGTTTACGGAAACCCTCTGCTTTTCCAGCGCGCCTTGAGCAACCTGCTATCGAATGCGCTAACGCATGCACCGCAAGGATCAACCGTCGAAGTTCAGTGCCTTGCCGCGAGCGATGGCGGCACGACGATCACCGTATCCGATGCCGGGCCAGGCATCGACACGGCGCACCGCTCACGCATTTTCGACCGGTTCTACCGCACCGACCCCGCGCGGCAAAACCTTGCATCGGGCACAGGCGGCGCCGGGCTCGGGCTCGCCATCGTCCGGTCGATCATGCAATTGCATGGCGGCGAGTGCGGCGTGGAAAGCGAGCCGCACGTGCGCACGACGTTCTGGCTGAAGTTTCCGGCGCGAGTCGAACGGGCGTCCGCCTAG
- a CDS encoding DUF2970 domain-containing protein has product MEFLRLVRIVLTSFFGVRKRASHESDFANVNIVLLPFVAVLMAFCIGAVIFGVVHLVAQATGTMQGF; this is encoded by the coding sequence ATGGAATTCCTCCGCCTCGTCCGCATCGTCCTCACGAGCTTCTTCGGCGTGCGCAAGCGCGCGTCCCATGAATCGGACTTCGCCAACGTCAATATCGTTCTCCTGCCGTTTGTCGCGGTGCTGATGGCCTTTTGCATCGGCGCGGTGATCTTTGGCGTCGTGCATCTCGTCGCGCAGGCGACTGGGACCATGCAGGGGTTCTAG
- a CDS encoding DUF4148 domain-containing protein, with protein MSIAKLTLLAFTASLSAAFVTEAALAQGKTREQVQQELAQARHDGVVPITKTSYPPSAEQIARNKELHAISKHAGEASPGIDHHDGAIASR; from the coding sequence ATGAGCATCGCGAAGCTTACCCTGCTCGCCTTTACCGCGTCGTTAAGCGCCGCCTTCGTCACGGAAGCCGCACTTGCGCAGGGTAAAACTCGAGAACAGGTCCAGCAGGAACTCGCCCAGGCTCGCCACGACGGCGTGGTCCCGATCACCAAGACCAGCTATCCGCCGAGTGCCGAGCAGATCGCCCGTAACAAGGAACTGCACGCCATTTCGAAGCACGCGGGCGAAGCGAGTCCGGGCATCGACCATCACGACGGCGCGATCGCATCGCGCTAA
- a CDS encoding efflux RND transporter permease subunit gives MFERLIRAAIAHRWLVLLATAAAAAIGIYSYGKLPIDAVPDITNVQVQVNTAAPGYSPLEAEQRITFPIETAMAGLPHLQQTRSISRYGLSQVTVIFKDGTDIYFARQLVNERIQEARGKIPPGIEPAMGPTSTGLGEIYLWTVEADADARKPDGTRYTPIDLRELQDWVIKPQLRNVPGVAEVNSIGGYVKEFRVAPDPAKLMSYGLTLADIVRSLERNNENVGAGYIEKRGEQYLVRVPGQASSTDDIANIVLNNSGGIPVRVKDVAQVDIGRELRSGAATADGREVVLGTVFMLMGENSRTVAKAVAAKMVEVNRSLPPGVRAVPVYDRTTLVDKAVQTVKKNLIEGAVLVIAILFLFLGNVRAALITALVIPLSMLITFTGMASAKVSANLMSLGALDFGIIVDGAVVIVENCIRRLAHAQARAGRMLTRDERFAEVFAAAQEARRPLIFGQLIIMVVYVPIFALTGVEGKMFHPMAITVVLALAAAMALTVTFIPAAVALFIGKRIEEKENRLMGWAKRRYEPVLSLFIRHPKRVFAGAAAIVCGALLLATRLGSEFVPNLNEGDFAVAALRVPGTSLSQSVEMQKTIETTLKQRVPEIERVFARTGTAEIAADPMPPNLSDGYIMLKPVAQWPDPGKPHEQLWQEIENVLSDLPGNAYEFSQPIQLRFNELISGVRSDVALKLFGDDMSVLSETGNRLAAALSQVPGASEVKVEQTAGLPVLTVAFDRDKLARYGVSIGDAQDAVAAAVGGRNAGLLFQGDRRFDIVVRLPDALRSDPEALARLPIALPVALASSAGTAMATTYAATAATTSTAATRTSYVPLSELASLDVAPGPNQISREDGKRRIVVTANVRSRDVGSFVAEAKAKVGRDVTIPPGYWLAWGGQFEQMQSAGERLRIVVPAALLMVFVLLYAMFNNVKDGLLVFTGIPFALSGGIVALWLRGLPFSITAAVGFIALSGVAVLNGLVMLSFIRALREEGTELDRAVEAGALTRLRPVLMTALVAALGFVPMAFATGTGAEVQRPLATVVIGGILSSTALTLLVLPVLYRAAYARGATRVSLLRSRRGDVQCES, from the coding sequence ATGTTCGAACGTCTGATTCGCGCCGCGATCGCGCACCGCTGGCTCGTGTTGCTCGCGACCGCAGCCGCCGCCGCGATTGGCATTTATAGCTACGGCAAGCTGCCGATCGACGCCGTGCCCGATATCACCAACGTGCAGGTGCAGGTGAATACCGCGGCGCCCGGATACTCGCCGCTCGAAGCCGAGCAGCGCATCACCTTTCCGATCGAAACGGCCATGGCCGGTCTGCCGCATCTGCAACAGACGCGTTCGATATCGCGCTACGGCCTGTCGCAAGTCACGGTCATTTTCAAGGACGGCACCGACATCTATTTCGCGCGGCAACTCGTGAACGAGCGCATCCAGGAAGCGCGCGGCAAGATACCGCCGGGCATCGAGCCGGCGATGGGACCGACATCGACGGGGCTCGGCGAGATCTACCTGTGGACCGTCGAAGCGGACGCCGACGCGCGCAAGCCCGACGGCACGCGCTATACGCCGATCGATCTGCGCGAGTTGCAGGACTGGGTCATCAAGCCGCAATTGCGCAACGTGCCCGGCGTCGCCGAAGTGAACTCGATTGGCGGATACGTGAAGGAGTTTCGCGTCGCACCGGACCCGGCGAAATTGATGTCGTATGGACTCACGCTGGCGGATATCGTGCGCTCGCTCGAGCGCAACAACGAGAACGTCGGCGCCGGCTACATCGAGAAGCGCGGCGAGCAATACCTCGTGCGGGTGCCCGGACAGGCGAGTTCCACCGACGACATCGCGAATATCGTGCTGAACAATTCCGGCGGCATTCCGGTGCGCGTGAAGGACGTCGCACAGGTCGATATAGGACGCGAACTACGCAGCGGCGCCGCCACCGCGGATGGGCGCGAGGTCGTGCTCGGCACCGTCTTCATGCTGATGGGCGAGAACAGCCGAACCGTGGCGAAAGCGGTCGCCGCGAAGATGGTTGAAGTCAATCGCAGCTTGCCGCCGGGCGTGCGCGCGGTGCCGGTCTACGACCGAACCACGCTTGTCGATAAAGCCGTTCAGACAGTTAAGAAAAATCTCATAGAAGGTGCGGTGCTTGTCATTGCGATTCTGTTTCTGTTCCTGGGGAATGTTCGCGCCGCACTGATCACCGCCCTCGTTATTCCGCTCTCGATGCTGATTACCTTCACCGGCATGGCGAGCGCAAAGGTCAGTGCGAATTTGATGAGCCTCGGCGCGCTCGATTTCGGGATTATCGTCGACGGCGCGGTGGTGATCGTCGAGAACTGCATCAGAAGGCTCGCCCACGCGCAGGCGCGGGCCGGCCGCATGCTCACGCGCGACGAGCGCTTTGCCGAAGTGTTCGCCGCCGCGCAAGAGGCGCGGCGCCCGCTGATCTTCGGGCAATTGATCATCATGGTCGTCTACGTGCCGATCTTTGCGCTGACGGGCGTCGAGGGAAAGATGTTCCATCCGATGGCGATCACTGTCGTGCTCGCGCTTGCTGCCGCGATGGCGCTGACTGTCACGTTTATTCCGGCGGCGGTTGCACTTTTTATCGGAAAGCGCATCGAAGAGAAGGAGAATCGGCTGATGGGCTGGGCGAAGCGGCGTTATGAACCGGTTCTTTCCCTGTTCATCCGTCATCCGAAGCGCGTGTTTGCGGGAGCGGCTGCGATTGTTTGCGGCGCACTGCTGCTTGCCACGCGTTTGGGTAGCGAATTCGTGCCGAACCTCAACGAAGGCGATTTCGCGGTTGCCGCGCTGCGCGTGCCGGGAACCAGCCTTTCACAATCCGTTGAAATGCAAAAAACCATCGAAACAACGCTAAAACAACGCGTTCCCGAAATTGAACGCGTATTCGCACGCACCGGCACCGCGGAGATCGCGGCGGACCCAATGCCGCCCAATCTGTCCGATGGCTACATCATGCTGAAGCCGGTTGCGCAGTGGCCCGATCCCGGCAAGCCACACGAGCAACTGTGGCAGGAAATTGAGAATGTTCTATCGGACCTCCCAGGAAATGCTTACGAATTTTCTCAACCGATCCAGTTGCGATTCAATGAACTGATCTCCGGCGTGCGCAGCGACGTCGCCTTGAAACTGTTCGGCGACGACATGTCCGTGCTGAGCGAAACCGGTAACCGGCTCGCAGCCGCGCTATCGCAGGTGCCGGGAGCGTCGGAGGTGAAGGTCGAACAGACCGCCGGGCTGCCGGTGCTGACCGTCGCGTTCGATCGCGACAAGCTGGCGCGCTACGGCGTGAGCATCGGCGATGCGCAGGACGCGGTCGCGGCCGCAGTCGGTGGACGCAATGCGGGCCTGCTGTTTCAGGGCGATCGGCGCTTCGATATCGTCGTGCGCCTGCCCGATGCGCTGCGCTCCGATCCCGAGGCGCTTGCGCGGCTGCCGATCGCGCTGCCGGTTGCGCTGGCATCTTCTGCGGGAACGGCCATGGCGACCACCTATGCGGCCACTGCGGCCACCACCTCCACTGCGGCGACCCGCACGTCCTACGTGCCGCTTTCCGAACTCGCCTCGCTCGACGTCGCACCAGGCCCGAACCAGATCAGCCGCGAGGACGGCAAGCGCCGCATCGTCGTGACCGCGAATGTGCGCAGCCGCGATGTCGGCTCTTTCGTCGCCGAAGCAAAAGCGAAGGTCGGCCGCGACGTAACGATACCGCCCGGTTACTGGCTCGCATGGGGCGGGCAATTCGAACAGATGCAAAGCGCCGGCGAGCGCTTGCGCATCGTCGTGCCGGCCGCGCTGCTGATGGTGTTCGTGCTGCTGTACGCGATGTTCAACAACGTCAAGGATGGACTGCTTGTGTTCACCGGCATTCCGTTTGCGCTCAGCGGCGGCATCGTTGCGCTGTGGCTGCGCGGTCTGCCGTTTTCGATCACCGCGGCGGTGGGCTTTATCGCGCTATCGGGCGTCGCGGTGCTGAACGGGCTCGTAATGCTGTCGTTCATTCGCGCGCTGCGCGAAGAGGGCACCGAGCTCGATCGCGCTGTAGAGGCCGGCGCGCTGACGCGTCTGCGGCCCGTGCTGATGACCGCCCTCGTCGCGGCACTCGGCTTCGTGCCGATGGCATTCGCCACCGGCACCGGCGCCGAAGTGCAGCGCCCGCTCGCGACCGTGGTGATCGGCGGAATTCTCTCGTCGACCGCGCTGACACTGCTCGTTCTGCCCGTGCTTTACCGCGCCGCCTATGCGCGCGGCGCAACCCGTGTTTCGTTACTCCGTAGCCGCCGAGGTGATGTGCAATGCGAATCCTGA
- the irlR gene encoding heavy metal response regulator transcription factor IrlR yields the protein MRILIVEDEPRTGHYLQKGLNEAGFVTDWVEDGVTGLHQAETEHYDLVILDVMLPGKDGWTVLQNLRRTQSTPVLFLTARDDVDDRVKGLELGADDYLAKPFDFVELLARVRSILRRGQPRDATTLQVADLELDLTRRKAQRLGATILLTAKEFALLWLLMRREGEILPRATIASQVWDMNFNSDTNVVDAAIRRLRAKIDDAYEPKLIHTVRGMGYVLEERRSADPRDAGSAP from the coding sequence ATGCGAATCCTGATTGTCGAAGATGAGCCGAGAACCGGCCACTACCTGCAAAAAGGCCTGAATGAAGCGGGCTTCGTGACGGACTGGGTGGAAGACGGGGTAACGGGCCTGCATCAGGCGGAAACCGAACACTACGATCTGGTCATTCTCGACGTGATGCTGCCCGGCAAGGACGGCTGGACCGTGCTGCAAAATTTGCGACGCACGCAATCGACACCGGTGCTATTCCTCACCGCGCGCGACGATGTGGACGACCGCGTAAAAGGCCTCGAACTCGGCGCCGACGACTACCTCGCGAAGCCGTTCGACTTCGTCGAATTGCTGGCCCGCGTGCGTTCGATTCTGCGGCGCGGCCAGCCGCGCGACGCAACGACGCTGCAAGTTGCCGACCTCGAACTCGATCTGACACGCCGCAAAGCGCAGCGCCTCGGCGCGACGATTCTGCTAACCGCGAAGGAGTTTGCGCTGCTGTGGCTATTGATGCGGCGCGAGGGCGAGATCCTGCCGCGCGCCACGATTGCGTCGCAGGTGTGGGATATGAATTTCAACAGCGATACCAACGTTGTCGATGCGGCGATCCGGCGCTTGCGCGCGAAGATCGACGACGCGTACGAGCCGAAACTCATCCATACCGTACGTGGAATGGGATACGTGCTTGAAGAGCGCCGCAGCGCCGACCCGCGCGACGCCGGAAGCGCGCCATGA
- a CDS encoding homocysteine S-methyltransferase family protein produces the protein MSKYRNQLPLLEDYPFMTDGGLETSLIFQQSIELPYFASYDLLKTEEGVALVEKHYERFTHVALKHGVGIVLGTPTWRASRDWGDKLGYSRSTLADANRRAVEQLARFRSKWETPATPIVIVGTIGPRGDGYRAGTRMSAGAAQNYHQEQINTFAATQADMVGGFTLNYIDEAIGMVQAAKAAGMPVSISFTVETDGRLPSGDTLQQAIEHTDAETEKYASFFMINCAHPSHFESRLQDGGDWLQRIRGVRANASRRSHAELDEAEELDDGDPAEFGEETAALRGFLSRMNIIGGCCGTDHRHADQIWQAVKRQNGRAAR, from the coding sequence ATGTCTAAATACCGTAACCAGCTGCCTTTGCTGGAAGATTACCCGTTCATGACGGACGGCGGACTCGAAACGTCGCTGATTTTCCAGCAGAGCATCGAGCTGCCGTATTTCGCGTCTTATGACCTCCTTAAGACTGAAGAGGGCGTCGCGCTTGTCGAAAAACACTACGAGCGCTTCACGCATGTCGCGCTCAAGCATGGGGTGGGAATCGTGCTGGGCACACCGACCTGGCGCGCGAGTCGCGATTGGGGCGACAAGCTCGGCTACTCGAGAAGCACGCTCGCCGATGCAAACCGCCGCGCGGTCGAACAACTGGCCCGGTTTCGATCAAAGTGGGAAACGCCGGCGACGCCTATCGTCATTGTCGGGACGATCGGGCCGCGCGGGGACGGATATCGTGCGGGCACGCGCATGAGCGCGGGCGCGGCGCAGAACTACCATCAGGAACAGATCAATACGTTCGCCGCGACACAGGCCGATATGGTGGGCGGATTTACGTTGAATTACATCGATGAAGCGATCGGCATGGTGCAAGCGGCCAAAGCCGCCGGTATGCCGGTCTCGATCTCGTTCACGGTCGAAACCGATGGCCGGCTGCCTTCCGGCGATACGCTCCAGCAGGCGATCGAACACACCGATGCTGAAACGGAAAAGTACGCTTCGTTCTTTATGATTAATTGCGCGCATCCGTCGCACTTCGAAAGCAGGCTGCAAGACGGTGGCGACTGGCTTCAACGTATCCGGGGCGTGCGAGCCAACGCGTCGCGGCGCAGTCATGCCGAACTCGACGAAGCCGAGGAACTCGATGACGGCGACCCGGCGGAATTCGGCGAGGAAACGGCTGCGCTGCGCGGATTTCTGAGCCGCATGAACATCATAGGCGGGTGTTGCGGCACGGATCATCGGCACGCCGATCAGATATGGCAGGCTGTTAAACGACAGAACGGGCGCGCGGCGCGGTAA